The DNA region TCCCCAAAATGTgtcactttggcatgtggattattttgagctgaaaacaatcatGGCATACAAGACTCAGGAAGAACCATTGACCTCCCCTCTAACTACCTAAAAGAATTATGGACAAAGAATATCACCTGCCATTTCAGGAAACAAAGGATATTGAAGCCATCAAGCCAGCAACCACTGCAGCCACCCGCATCGGTGCCCCCTgaggggaactcaggatggagataaacaggatactggccctagatagtcaAGTCAAGGTGCATCTCAAAGGAaagatttcaatgagcccagactcttgcatcttcttatacatagaaaagtgctaagtTCATTAAACTTAAGATgcctggtttttctttaattaacagtaatcttttgatgttccaactacctgcttgggttttttttgaaaaactcctatatatcctggctcctccctaaCCTCGTCAAAACAGTCCCTcaaagctatctgagaggctgtctcccaagCTTAGGTCCTCAGtaagtccaccaaataaaacataattctcaccttttaggttgtgcatttttttcagtcgacagaaTGTAGGTAGGGGACTTGTTCCAGGAAGATAGTTACACCGTGGAGAATTATAGTATAATATGAACTATGTgtgtagacagggaggaacctagcaaagtctgttTGTTAAGATTTCTCTCTGTCTTACTGTCTCTGCaaggctcaacaaatatttgtttaccaCCATTTGCTCCTTTCAACTTCTGGTGAATTGCCTTCCTTCCTGTAATACtatccccaacatcctcttttgtctttagctgaaaatGGTATTTGAGGTATCAGCTTGGGCCACTGGGGGGAGTTGTAGTCAGCTTTCTTGGGTGTCTCCCAAGCATACAGGAAATATACATTTTGTTaagcttctgtttattttttgtagtaataataataataataataataaatagaaatctcaattaaatagagtcaggagaccagaagggggagctctcacgcTCTATGAGGATAGCAgagccaacaggaagaagaaagatttcctcttctttcctggctcaGACATTAagagactgtcacaactcagTCAACAAAAAGCCATGctctctttgtttactatagccctcccaacttccttttcccctctataaaattCTCCTCTCCATTTTTGCTGGAGACTTGcatgtggctcaccatggttgtAGACCtcaaattgcaattctttgctgatcccaaataaaactattttttgctggagaaataactggcagtctgtttgttttaggtcaacattttctcttgttaatctatcTCTTATTACAGGGGGATCTCAGCCAGGTCTCAGAACCTAGAAGGATAGAGGGAAAATTCTTTTTCCTGTCCTATAGTCAGAATGTTTAGTTTATATCCAGAACTTGTCTTCAAAGCATGTTAGTAGCAATGCCATCCTGTTTCTTCTCTTTGAATGGGAAATATGTCATCAGGATTAGATGCGGACGTGTTGGTATTTACAGTAACTCTGGTGCACTTTAAACCCTAGCTCATGTCAAGTATTCCTTGAATAACGGGGAATCATGTGCTGATAGTCTAGACAGGGATTGTCTCAGAGGACGCTGTAAATCCAACTACTCTAGTTCTTTGGGTGAAGGGGGGGGTAAAAAGGCAGGAATTCTGGGCACCTGGGTATGGAGGACTTGAGAGATGACTCTAAGAAAAGACAAGATGGCCATCATGTGCCCATACATCTCGAGCCCTTCTCAGCAACTTAGTGTTATCTACTGAAGACCTAAATCAAGTAGTGACTCAAGGAATGTagaggcaggagggagacacTCCTAGGGCTCATGTGTGAAGTGGCAAGCTAAGAAAGAGATCCAATTTATGTCTGCTAATAActctttttctgggaaaaatcCCCAGTTCAAATTCTTCTAGGAACTTAAGTGAGGGGCAGTAGTTTCTCTTGAGTTAACAGGGTCTCCACTGccattagctcaaaataatccacatgccaaagtagCATCTCTTGGGGAGGCCTCTTCTGAACCCCTAAGTCTTTTAACAGGTGGCAATATAGTACTGTGTACTGAAAATGTGCTAACAGGGTAAACCCTATAGATTCGCATCGTACACACACACGTAAGCGTAACCATGTGAAATGATAGATATGTTTGTTAGCTTGATTATAGTGATTATCTCagaatgtatgtgtataccaAATGaagttgtacatcttaaatataaataatatatgtctGCTATAATTCAAATGCTCTCAGTTCAGTcccttctcacacacacacacacacacacacacacacactttccttctttatcagttAATGTCTTTATACATCTCTGTCCCCCAATTTGCTCCTAAATATttaaagggagaaggaaggggtaTGAGAATTGTCTTGAGAGGAATCATTCTCTCTGGAGCAAATGAGACAAATTTTTTTGTGTCATGGTCATTGATCTGACGAGCTTTAGTCTTGAGCCAGAGTTTATGAGGATATTAAAGTGTGTGCATGTTTATAAACTAGAGAAGAATTAAAAGAGGataggagggagaaaaaaaaaatctcacacacAAGACCATAGTCTTCTCAAATACCTGGAATTGAAGGTATCTTATTTCCTTTATTATAAGGAAAACTTGAAAAATCTTTCAGTCAGGAAGAGTCTTAATGATCTAGTACATTTTAATACTCTGACTTACTAGGGTGACTCAAAAGtttgggaagaggaaaagaaaatcccTTGTATCATTTCTTGAGCTTATTAGATCCAAACACAGCAAGGTTGCCACATTATACAGATAGAGCTCTCATGTTGCCAGTGTCTATTTCCAAATTTGTAATGCTTCCCCCAACAGCTGACATTTGGGAATAACAGAAACcagatattttcaaaacattcctTGTGATGAAGTGGAAAAAGCCCTGGATTAGTAACCGTGTAAACTAGACTTTTGTCTCAGTTTTTCTACTAACCTTTTGGTCTTAGCAAATCTCTTAACTTTGGGCTTTTGTATATTGCAACACTAGCAGCAGCATCCCAAGGGTGCTATGGTAACAGCATCCCAAGGGTGCTATGGTAACAGCATCCCAAGGGTGCTATGGTATTAGAAtgagataacttagatgaaagcAACTTGAAATTCTTGAAGTGCTAAATAATGACTAAATTCCAGAGGATAAGATTAGAGACAGCAAAGCTGACCAATATTATAGAAGGAAGCTTATTACAGAAAAGCTCAGATTCAttgtaagtttatgtctcatctTTCTCTTTCATGCAATGTATTTAACAGAATTGGTTATataatgaacaaaaaaaaaaaaaaaaggaaagaaagaagcagtgGAGACAGAGCCTGGGACAGCTCAAATGCATTACTCATTGTTATTTAAGGAGTAAATTAAAGGCCAGCAGCTGGGCCATAACCCCTGCTGGGTGGCATCTATCTATCAAAGTGCACAGGCACCTCTGGGTTACCTTCACAGGCAATGACAACACGTCTGGTGCTGGCCTTGGCCCGGTATCTGCAGTTGGGAGCCCTGGAACTTCCTGTCTCCCTGCAGTCTGTGACCTTCACTACACCCTCGTGGCAGTTCATCTGGCCATTCTTGCACTGAATATTGGCGGTTCTGCAGATACTACGAATGCTCTGAAGGTCTTCATGAATGAAAGTGTTGAAGCGCTTGCACTGATGTGAAGTCATATTCCGTCTTTGCATCACCAAGTTGCAGTAGCCATCATTGCCTCCTGTCGCATCACGGTCCACGTGTTGCCGCAGGAATCGTTGGTACATGCGATCCTGGCCATAGGAGGGCTgtaccagccccagccccagcaggGTCAGCAGCAAGAGCAGAAGTAATGCATGGGTCCTCTGGAGAGCCATCACTACCTTGGAGATGCCTAGAGAGAAACCAAGGGGCAGGCAAAATCATCCCTGATTCAACAGGAAGTGAGCAACCCAAAGCAGCAAGGACAATTTTTGGAGCGTCAGACAGGTCCATTTCTACACAATGCAGTCCAAGGGTTAGCCCCAGCTGAACACCTAGTTTGATATATATGGTTACTCCTGTCCTTTGTTTCAAAGAGGCTGCTTCATGATGGTGGATCACACTGTGTGAGTGATTAAACGGCTGACGAGGGACCTGCACTTTATTCCACCTACAGCCTATCCTTAACGATAATGATTAGGATCAAACATAACTATCATTCTTTTAAATGCCAGCTTCTAAGTTCACAACCACCTTTTGCCTGTGCACAGAAAGATACGCAGCTCTATGCCATATTCCTGTGTCTGCTGCCGCAGATATGCGATATGGAGTTGGGAAGTGAGGGAAGTGAAGGAGTTGTGGGAAGCAGGATGGCAGGAAGAAATGATGTTCGATTTACCCCTCAACCCCAGGACCACTGGATACAACTTCTGAAGATACACTTGGCACTTGGGTAAGAGCTTCATCACAACAATGTACTTTGGGTTGCTTTTCCCAAATCCAGTTTTGCACAGTGCTGTCTACTTTCTCTCATCCTGCTTCTTTGTGACCAACAACATGGTTTAGCAAGATGACTAGCTACAGAGTAGATTAAACTATTCATACAAGAGCAAACCCATGACCTCAGCCACAGTAACCAACTGATTTAAcaaaacatggaaaaatattatGAACAGAAGTCCAATGTAGACATCAATGGGTGCATCTCAAGGTTCTACCTAcaacagaaaatgaaatgatCCCCAAATCCTCCCAACACATACTTTTTGTTTAGAGCTTGccccaaaggctttctccacCACACACGTCAAATCTCAGTAAGAGCTTCTTTTGATACTGTGATCCCAAAGACCTAGTTCTGCCacactaactgtgtgaccttggagaaattacttaacctttctcaGTATATTTCCTCACAAGTAGAATAagcataataataatacctacttcttaGGAAtgttgtgaagaataaatgataaaatcaaTGTAAAGTGCTTATCACAATGCCTAGCCTATggttaagtgttcagtaaatgtcagCAATGGCCATTTTtacaatttccatttttcttggtTTCCTTTGTTCCCTCAATCTGATATAATAACAACTAAACTGAATTGCACATATTATTGACACCCTCCCTCTTAGTTTGTAGAGAACCTGTATTCCCAAGAGATTAGAAGGTTGTTTTTAAGCCAAAATATCTCAGCTATTAGAATTTATGCTATGTCCCTAGACAGATGTTTCCTCTCCAAAGTGcatggaattttctttctttcatgtcaCCATTCTTCAAAGGACTTGACATTTGGGGGTTCGTCTTCTCTTTTCCTTGCAAAGTCAACAAAACATAGTGGATTAGGATTTCAATTCTTCAAATGGTTGACCTGAGATAAAATGACTTGCCTGTGACTAAACGTTTCATTCTAAACAACCTTCGGTTGTGAGAGAACAAGAGATCAAGAGCAAAAACTACTAGGGTTGGCTACTCAGCTGCTAGCTCCATCAGCAGGTCAGGAAGAACCCTATCCCATTGCCGCATGATTTCCTGGGAAAGTGTCATGTGTCCTAACACCAGGGCAGGGTATGCAATAATAATGCTCTAAGTAGATGTTTGGAGATGTGAGTTTTCACAACTATGATGTGATCAATGTAATAATGGTCCATGCCTTTGACTTTCCCCATCAAGACCGTGAGTGGGCAAGAGTCTGTTTGGAAGCCCCATTACCTAATATTAGGGAGATAGTCCTGGTTGGAGAACcagaaaaaagaatccaaatagtCTACCAAACACTGGAAATTTCTTACTTCCTAAGGGTTTTTTGACTTTATAGTaagataaattttctttctttcttttttttttttaacactgtacatttccagaactttttttttttttttctgtgttgagtcttcgttgctgcacgcgggctttctctagttgtggtgagtggggggctactcttcgttgcggtgtgtgggcttcttattgcggtggcttctcttgttgcggagcacaggctctaggtgcacaggcttcagtagttgcagcacgcagcctcagtagttgcacctcgtgggctctagagctcaggctcggtagttgtggcacacgggcttcgttgcttcgAGgaatgcgggatcttcccagaccagggattgaatccgtgtcccctgaattggcaggtgcagtctttaaccactgtgccaccagggaagtcccaagacaaaTTTTCTAATAAAAGAGGTTTGGAAAACCCTTCTCCCTACttcagaaagaaatgacaatgttttcaattttgaaaTAGATGAATTCAAGGCAGATATATTAATGTGTTGAGTGTGTACCCATAACCTACTTTTTCATCCTTTCCTCCATAAATTGAGTACTTTCAGTGAGGGTGGGCTCTCTGTGGCACCAGGACACTGGCCTATAACCCAGGTACTGAGGAACCAGGGCTTTTGGTCCATTTCAGGGCATGTAGGCAGCAGGGGAGGCCACCATGGGGAATACTGTGACCACTATAGTCATTCATAAGATGGCAAAACTAGTGATGCATAACTGTAATTTATTAACtactttctaaataaaatatccaGGCATCTGTTGATGAAATTAGGTAACGGGAAGTTAACCACTGAACCTGTGGATTAATTAGCATACTTTACAGAAACTGTTAACCTAAGTTTGTATTTACTTGAAAACATATCAAGTTGAAGAAGAATAAAGGATAATCTTGGAATCTTTCTATGACCTCCCCAAGACCTCAGAGTTGCCAGACGTCAGTTGATAAAGTAAaagattaaagagaaaataatgtaGTAATCAATTTTTTGatctttatataaaataaccaTGAGAATATCCTGGCAGTGTTCCATTCAAAGCAATATCAAATTACTTCCTGCTTAAGGTAAGAGTGGCTACCCTGAATGGATTTTGGTATTCATGCAGGATtacaaatgtatgtgtgtgtgtgtgtgtgtgtgtgtgtgtgtgtgaaagagagagagagtgtaatTAATCTGTTGGTATTTAGTCCTAAACTCTTCTTCCTAAGGCTTAACATTTGTAAAAGTAATACTGGCTTATTAAAGGTGACAGCAAAACAATTTGCTTCTCCTAAAACTTCTGCTTAGTGGCCTTGAGCCCTGGAATTTTCCCAGCAATCTCTGTAAGATGAATTTAACATCCTTACCTTTACAGAAAGGTAAAGTCCACCTCCTTAATGCCTGATAAGGAACTGACTGATAAGGAAAAAGGCATTTCTATCCCATCCAACCCTCTCAGGGGACAGCTGAATAGAGAAAATGGGGAAGGATCAATAGACCAAGAATCAGTGAGAAGACTTTGATTCTTACTGATTTCAGAGACGTTTTTATTTATTAAGCATAttgtaaaacagaaaacaaaagatcagCAGCTCATTTTCTGGATTCCTAGCAATGAATGTTGCTACAGTATGAGGGGGAAATGCAAGGAAAGAAGGGCAGAGCCAGCTCTAGGCTACTGCCTTGGAGGGATAAAGGACTCATCAAAGTGGGTGGGCAAGCCATTTTCACAGCCAATAACAATGACTCTGTACCCTCTTGTGGCTCTGTACTTGCATGGAGGCCGGGGGGACCTTCCTTTATGCTTGCAAGTGGTGACCTGGAAGGGAGACTTGCTTATTGTGAGATTGCCTCTGTAAGGTTCTCCATTCTTATCTTCACAGATGGCCTTGATGTCATTCTTGTTGCCATGAATAAAGGTGTTGACGTCTTTGCAGGGATTGATCAGGTTTCGGCTCTTCATTATGCTTTCACAGTATCTGTCATCCCGGCCCTTTGGTTTGGGATCAGAGTGCTGGGATAGGAAGTGTCTGTATCTGTGGTCATCCAGACCCAGGGTCAGTGGGGTCAGACCCAGACCCAGCATGAAGACGAAAAACAGGGGGCTCAGGACCATCACCATCTCTTCCAACAAAGGCTCCTGacaagagcaaaaggagatgcaGTAGGGGTACAGAAGCATTGCCAAATTAGGCTAAAAGGACAGGGACCTTTCCCTCTGACAGGGAGTCATGAATCAGGTATCCTCCGTCACCTAagcatatctttttcttctcctttcctcattAGTCTCATATGTCTTGTCAATCGATTCCTTTGGAAAGTCTATTTACAAGTTTCCTGGACACACCTTCCAGCCCCAACCTCTCTTTCCTATCCCTGAAAATTTACGTTTCTATCAGTTGTAACATTACAAAATCCATTCACACTCTTTAATTCATATTAACCAATTTAATAACAAACACTACATAAGCCCCTACTGGGTACCAGTCACCGTGCTAGGTCCTGGAACACAAAGACCATTAAGACACACCAAGTCTTGGACtccccaggtggcgcagtggttaagaatcca from Eschrichtius robustus isolate mEscRob2 chromosome 1, mEscRob2.pri, whole genome shotgun sequence includes:
- the LOC137767414 gene encoding ribonuclease 4 — encoded protein: MALQRTHALLLLLLLTLLGLGLVQPSYGQDRMYQRFLRQHVDRDATGGNDGYCNLVMQRRNMTSHQCKRFNTFIHEDLQSIRSICRTANIQCKNGQMNCHEGVVKVTDCRETGSSRAPNCRYRAKASTRRVVIACEGNPEVPVHFDR
- the ANG gene encoding angiogenin; translation: MVMVLSPLFFVFMLGLGLTPLTLGLDDHRYRHFLSQHSDPKPKGRDDRYCESIMKSRNLINPCKDVNTFIHGNKNDIKAICEDKNGEPYRGNLTISKSPFQVTTCKHKGRSPRPPCKYRATRGYRVIVIGCENGLPTHFDESFIPPRQ